Proteins encoded within one genomic window of Ranitomeya variabilis isolate aRanVar5 chromosome 4, aRanVar5.hap1, whole genome shotgun sequence:
- the LOC143765622 gene encoding keratin, type I cytoskeletal 19-like — MSSSYSIRQSTTSSGSSSGLGLGVHGGGSSRLSMGSYRAPSIHGGSGGKNISISTSRVFSSGASALGNSFGGGFGGLASGVGGSFSSSHGYGFGGGYGSGEGLLAGGEKQTMQNLNDRLASYLDKVRSLEKANAELEIKIRQWYEKQAPRPDHDYSHYYKVIEDLRNKILHATTDNASILLQIDNAKLAADDFKTKFETELSMRMNVEGDINGLRRVLDELTLTRSDLEIQIESLKEELAYLKKNHEEEINALRGQVGGHVNVEMDAAPAIDLTKILSDVRDQYEALAEKNRKEVEAWYFRQTEELNKEVASHSEQIQSSRTEITDLKRTLQSLEIELQTQLSMKAALEGTLAETEGRYCMQLSQIQEMLSSVEAQLADLRSDMERQSYEYKILLDVKTRLEQEIATYRRLLEGEDINTSYKDSSQTIRKVRTIIEDSVDGKVVSSREKVHQSTY; from the exons ATGTCCTCCTCATACAGCATTAGGCAGTCCACCACATCCTCAGGATCTTCAAGTGGTTTGGGATTAGGTGTTCATGGAGGTGGCTCAAGCAGATTGTCTATGGGAAGTTACAGGGCACCTAGCATCCATGGAGGCAGTGGTGGCAAAAATATCTCCATCTCTACCTCTAGAGTGTTTTCCTCTGGGGCTAGTGCTCTTGGAAATAGTTTTGGTGGAGGATTTGGTGGCCTAGCTAGTGGTGTTGGTGGCAGTTTTTCATCTAGCCATGGTTATGGCTTTGGAGGTGGATATGGTAGTGGAGAGGGTCTTCTAGCAGGAGGTGAGAAGCAAACTATGCAAAACCTGAATGATCGTCTAGCCTCATATCTAGACAAAGTACGCTCCTTGGAGAAGGCCAATGCTGAGTTGGAGATTAAGATTCGCCAATGGTATGAGAAACAAGCTCCAAGGCCAGATCATGACTACAGCCATTATTACAAAGTCATCGAAGATCTTCGCAACAAG atCCTCCACGCCACTACAGACAATGCCAGCATTCTCCTCCAGATTGATAACGCCAAGCTGGCTGCTGATGACTTCAAGACTAA GTTTGAAACTGAACTGTCCATGCGCATGAATGTTGAGGGTGATATCAATGGACTACGCAGAGTCCTGGATGAACTGACCCTTACCAGATCAGACCTAGAGATCCAGATCGAGAGCTTGAAGGAAGAGTTGGCTTACCTGAAGAAGAACCATGAAGAG GAAATTAATGCTCTCCGTGGACAAGTTGGCGGCCATGTGAATGTAGAGATGGATGCTGCCCCAGCTATTGACTTGACAAAGATTTTGTCTGATGTGAGAGACCAATATGAAGCTTTGGCTGAGAAAAATCGTAAGGAAGTCGAGGCCTGGTACTTTAGGCAG ACAGAAGAGCTGAACAAGGAAGTTGCAAGTCACAGTGAACAGATCCAGTCCAGCAGAACAGAAATAACCGACCTAAAACGTACTCTCCAAAGCCTAGAGATCGAACTTCAGACACAACTAAGCATG AAAGCGGCGCTGGAAGGCACCTTGGCAGAGACAGAAGGCCGGTATTGTATGCAACTCTCTCAGATCCAGGAGATGCTCAGCAGTGTGGAAGCTCAGCTTGCAGATTTACGGTCAGATATGGAACGCCAGAGCTATGAGTACAAAATCCTCTTGGACGTGAAGACTCGTCTGGAACAAGAAATCGCAACCTACAGACGTCTCCTGGAAGGTGAAGATATCAA CACTTCATATAAAGACT